The Sorghum bicolor cultivar BTx623 chromosome 6, Sorghum_bicolor_NCBIv3, whole genome shotgun sequence genome contains the following window.
ATAGCCTCCAGTGGAATTCATATGACATTCCAATAGAACTGAAAATTTTCTGGGGAGTCATATTCTAGAATGTTTGTAGGAGTGAACATATAAAATTAAAAAGCCTAGAAGACTTCAATTCGATCTTAAGTTCATTCAGTAAAACATAGTGCAAACATTGTTCTTTGTCTGCTACTCTGCTATATACAGCTTCCATTGTTACTGATAGAACATTAGGTTGTTAATCCTCCTTGAGAATCGACCAACATAAGTAGCCTAACACAGGAATGAGTTCAGAACTCCAGAGTTCACTGTATTGATTAGAGCCTCTAGCTCATCAGTAGCAACCACTTTGAACAGTAAAGATGTGCACACAACCAAGGCTACTGGAATGTAAGAAAAAGAACATTCAAATTCATGGCGCCACCCACTCTTCCAAGTTAGTGTTCCCTGTTTTCCTCAGCCATTTCCCGTTTATAGGCCTGTAACCGTTCTTTAAATTTCTTGCTCTCCTCAAAGTTTGCCTTCCTCTTCAAAGCTTTCTGGATTTCACAAAGAACAAAACAGCATTTAGGGAAGTGGAAAACCAACATCATAAATTCCCACATAGGAACAAATAAGAAAATGTTATCATCAATTCTCACAAGACCCAAAACAACAAGAATCGGTACCTCCTGCCGGAAGCACTGGTCTAGCTTGATCTTAAGATCTGTGCACTCGCCAAAGAACTTCTTAACCGGGTGGTTCACATGGCACTTCTGGAATGCTTCGATAACCTGGGTGATAAGTGGACATTAGCTGCAAGAAAAAATGAGCAAAATACATATCCCAACCACCGAAGACATAAGCACAGCCATACCTCAGCACACATAGGATGTCTGTGTAAGGTTAGTGGGGGATGCATCTCCAGGGATGTTTAAATGCGAGTCTGCATGATCGCTGACCATGTTAGAGAAGGAATGGGAGTTCGATTCAacaatcaattttttttttgaaaagacaGAATAATTATTAGTAGCTATTCACGATGTAAACAAAATTAACAAAACCGCGATGGATTTGGACTATCCAGGGCGGACCCAGCAAAGCGCATGGGAGTACACCCGAAATTTTTCCCAAAAAATAAATCGAAGTTAGTAGACATAATACTGTATACTACACTTAATTAGATCAGATCCGAATACAAATAACTTAAGTTAGGGGAGGAGGAGGGGTAGGCGTACCTAGTGGTGCTCGTCGGTGGCCAAGagcccgacgacgacgacgacctgaGTACTTGCTGGGGGCGGCAGCTGCTGTCGCCCAGTCGTCGCCACGAAAAGGAGAGAGCACGCACCGCGGGGGGCAGCGGGAGAACCACACGACTGCGAGAGAGCGAGCGTATGCTGTAGGGGAGGGGGGCTTATAAAAGAGTTACTCTCCCGttccaaaataattataaaatattttggttTTTCTAAATACTCTAACTTTACTGTGCATTTAGATCTAATGTATATTTAAGTATATATAGCAAAAGTTATGAATCTAAAAACATAAAAGTCTTATAACTTAGAACATAGGAGTATATATTAAACCATTAAAACATACTCTATACTACATAAGTTAGGGATAGAAATCCTCAATTACATAAAAACAACACAAATTGGTCAACTAGACATGATAAATTTTTAAGCAtccaaaaaatatagagcatattGATATAAATTTAAATAATATATCCAATAATAAATCCCAGCTTCGGGTGACCATAACTCCGAAGAAAAAAAACCTAATCTGCCTTAGGGGTGATAGCAAATGAGGAGCACGCGCCTGCTAGCAGGCACGAGGCAAAAACTGACCACCGTGCAGGACGACGACAGGCACAATCATCACTGCAAATGGAGCCTATAGTTTGGGGGTTCCATTGGGACTGATATCGGCAAGGACAATGAAAGCACTTTAAAGGAACCAAGAGCTACAGCTACAAAAACATTGGTGAACGGAGACTCAAAAAACATCGACACCCCAAGATGAAGCTGGTAGTGACTCTAAGATCTAAAACTTAGCTAACTAAAAACTAGACAAGCAGGGTAGCCCACCTCCTTCACCTCTAGTGAGCTCGTCGAAGAAGACAAGGAAGCAGACTAGAAGGTAGTCGCATGAGCTGGGGCAATTCGAAGGGGTTTGTTGGACTCGCCACCCTTTCGAGGAAGGGGCATTTGAGGACGGCCACTAGGAATTGCTACCGAGTGGTCTACGAGCAACTCCATCTAAGCCCTCAAATTTCACCCCTATTTCATGAAAAGGGAGTCATCCATACATATTCGAGCCCTTACTTCTCATCACACTCCAACTAGTCTTCTAAATTATTCCTATTTTACACTATATTGTTATTGGCCTAGCTCATTGGCCCCACTTGTCAGCTTATGGGAAGAGTGAAAGGAGTAGAGAGGATGAGTGGCTCCTACGTCTAGGGGTTCAAGTGAGAGGAATGAGAGGCCCTCACCCATTAGGAGTTGAATAGGAGCTCAATTGGATAACTTTTTTGTGTGTTTGATATCTTCAAATATGATGAAGGTTCAAGTGAGGTCTTGAATCATGTTGCTCTAAGGCATTCACAACTAAAAGCTTGATAGGTACCGATATGAATCAGCATGAGGATGGCCTGATCTTTATGATAGTAGATTGAAAGAACAAAGATACCTTGTTACAAACatcgggtaactagctttatatctAACATAGGtgggatgcgaccaagcgacgaggagagcaaaaccgaaaccacgaagacttcgactcgatctctgaACAACCGTAGAACCATAATCGAGAGCTACTTCACACAATACGGTGCAACCGAACAGAAGTCATAGAGCACAAAGTAGGAGATTTAAGAGGAATCACTTCACAAGTCTAAGAAAGagtagtttccaataaactaatCATAACTTATTATTGAAAAGTCCAAATGACGAtctgtttcttgggtgtgaaactagactccaagggcTTTCCAGCAACATATGCCATGCACTACAAAACATTGtatattggtacagttttacacgGTAAATtaaaccaacattctgtcacgatagACTGTTGATCTTCTGAGCAGTCTTGACTAATCTAAACATAACTCTTGATTGCAACGTCCAAACGAGGTGAGGATTGAGGCATTGGAAAgtggacttgatgagctttctaAAATGTCCTCATCGGCCTCCAAAGCTTCAAGGAGTTGAGAGTTATGACTGCTTATTTCTGGTGTCCGAACATCACCTTTGGATGTCCGAACATTCATACAATTAGTTTTAGATGTCCAAACATTTGTGCgtgttatttttttgatatcGTCATTCAGTAGCAGTGTCTCTTTCTCTcctcaaatatatttctaagtataatcaaagtagagcacttaggtagtataacatTCTCAAAAGTGTAAAAATTACAATCGGTAAGGAAAGAATTCACCTGCTCTTGTAGCTTCTTGGCACGATTTCTTATAAAGAGACCTTGATTTATAGCATTTGGAATTGAATAAGCGTACATAGCtgagatgtcctcatcatcttcCCCTGTTGAAAATGAGTCATCCTTGACTCTTCTAATCCAAAGAAAGGAGATAAATCGGTGACGTTGAAGTTTGTACTCACACCATATGTACTTGTGAGATCAATTTtcatatgcattgtcattgatcttgtgAAGCACTTTGAATGGACCATTGGCTCAGGGTTGCAACTTTCTCTTGTGTTGTttaggaaagtgatccttgcgcaagtgtatcAACAAGTCTCTTGGTTCAAATAACATCTTCTTATGACCCTTGTTGGCACATTTCTCATATAGCTTGGCCATCTTCTCAATGTTTGCTTTAGCTCGATCATGAAGTTTCTTGACAAATTCTGCTCGCTTACTTGCATCAAAGTTCACACATTCATGCATAGGCAACGGCAAAAGATCAATGAGAGTAGTAGGTTTAAACCCATAGAGAATCTCAAATGGACAAAAATTTATGGTCGAATATACTGCCCTGttgtatgcaaactccacatgaggcaagttttcttcccacaatttCAGATTCTTCTCTAGGATAGCTTTGATCTTTTCCTCATTCACCTCCTCACCCTGGCCTAGAAATAATAAAGCCAAGAATGACTACCTGTGCACTTGTCAAGGTTAGCATACAATTTTTGCTCACGTAGGACAGCAAACACACTTTTAGATATGTTCAACATGTTCATCAAGAGACTTACTATAAATTAATATATCATGAAAGTAAACCAAAACAAACTTATCAATGAAAGATCTAAGCACAtgattcatcaatctcataaaAGTACTTGGTGCATTAGTTAATCCAAAAGGCATTACCAACCATTCATACAACCCAAACTTAGTTTTAAAAGCTAttttccactcatctccttctctcattattatttggtgatagccacttctcaagtcaattttagtgaaaaatATTGCACCACTAAGTTCGTCAAGCATATCATCAAGTCTAGGAATGAGATGTCTATACCTTACTATGgtgttattaatagctctacaatcaacacacattctccatgaaccatctttcttaggaacTAAAATAACAGGAACAATGCAAGGTGAAAGACTTTCCTGCACATACCCTTTTCTCATCAATTCATCCACTTGTTaaatttcttttgtttcctctagGTGGTGTGATATGTAGCTCGATTTGGAAGTGAAGCACCGGGAACAAGGTCAATTTGATGTTCGATTCCTCTCTTAGGTGGCAGCCCCAGTGATACCTCCTCTAGAAAAACATCCTCATATTCCTGTAACACATTAAAAGCAACATTTGGCAAAGTAGAGGATAAGTCATTAGTGGGAAGAAAAATTTCCTTGTACATGAGTACAAAGAATGTGGCATTGGGTTCACTCAATTCTTTTAAATCCCCGTTCTTAGCCATCATAACTAATTCTTCTTTTCCCATTGTCTTGGTTCTTTGTGGTTGTGGGTTTATTTGGCTTTGAAAACACTCCCTCACTATTTTTGTGGGTCACTCGCAAGTGGTTCTCGCTCTCTCGCTGTTTTCTTTTTAGATCATCCTTCAAAATTTTCTCTGATGTCAaagggagaaaagaaattctctCTTCTTTGTACATGAAAGTCAGCTTGTTGATTCTTCAAAAGATCTGAATATTACGATCATATAACCATGGTCTTCCTAGCAACAGTTGGTATGATTGTATAGGCACCATATCGCACTCTACATGATCATTATATCTCCCCATAAAGAAAGGAACTATCATAAGATGGTTCACACGCAATGCACCACAATCATTCAGCCATTGCATCTTGTATGGATTTGGATGATGCCTCTGTTTTAGCTCTATTCTATCAACAATTCTTGGCTAGTAATGTTGTCAACAATAATTCTACACAACATTTTTTTGATCATGCCTCGAGTGTGGAAAATATTATGGCGTTGCCCATTCTCTTCTTTTACAGCAGTAACACTAAGTacacaaagagaaacaaagtaGTTATTACCACCTTTATCGAGTTGGATCTTATTATCATTGCTTTCATGATCCTCATCATATCTTGGATCTTCTTTCTCACAATCACTTTCAGATTTTTATTCATCATTCTCATTCATAAATCATGGTCCTCCTACTTGGACATTGTGTAGCAACATGTCCACGACCATGGCACTGACACTTATGGCAAACAATTTCTCTGCTATGTGCAGAGGAAGTAGCAGTTGAAGAAGCAATAGTTGGGGCTGCTACATTTGTAGCAAGTTACTGCTAATTTGCAGGAGATGATGTTGTAGAAACCACCATCTTCGAAGGAGCATTTGATGAAGAGGGCCTAGCTGCAGCACCTTGGAATCGTCCCCCACCAAAAGAAGTGTCGGACTGCTGCTTGTGCCATGGGGTTGCAATAGAATGACTTGCATAAGATTTTTTATGTgtctcttgctgaatttttctttcagTACACATAGCTTGATCAACAAGGTCTTGCAAAGCATGGTATAGAAATATCTCAATAAAACCAGCAATTTTTTCATTGAGATCACTCAAAAATCTTGCCATTTTTTAGTTCAGATCTTCTCTAATTCTAGCCCACATTAACAACAActccatctctttataatactTATCTACCGATATTTTTCCTTGCTTTAATATTTGCAACCTATTGCGAAGGTCATGTTGATAGCTTGATGGTACAAATCATCTTCTCATCACTTGCTTCATCTCTTCCCATGTGTTGATATATTCACGGCCCAAGACAAGTTGATTCTCTTGTATCTGATTCCACTAAGTCAGAGCATAACTAGAGAACTTCACTGAAGCAAGATTGACATGCCTCTGATCAAAGAGATTATGCACTCTGAAAATTTGATCACACTGCTCAGCCCACTCAAAATATACATCTGCATCCTCTCTACTAGAATTTTGGGATACTCAACTTGACAAGTAATGTTGTCCAGGTCTTCTCTATTACAACAACCACGATGATTCTCGGACAGCATGTTGTCGATGATCATGGCGTCGCCCATGCAGCCCATCATTTGCAAAGGGATTCTCATCAGACCCCTCTTCGTGATCAAAGTCATCAAATTCTATATCATCAAAACACACATGATGGCTATGACCATGCCCATGAGCTCGTCCTCCATCTTGGCCATGATGACCAA
Protein-coding sequences here:
- the LOC8080353 gene encoding COX assembly mitochondrial protein 2 homolog, translating into MHPPLTLHRHPMCAEVIEAFQKCHVNHPVKKFFGECTDLKIKLDQCFRQEKALKRKANFEESKKFKERLQAYKREMAEENREH